The Herpetosiphonaceae bacterium genome contains the following window.
GTGCGGGCCAGTCGAGTTGCCGGTGTTGCCGGAGTAGCCCAGGAGCTGGCCGGTGTTGACGGTGGTGTTGCCCGCCACAAAGCTGTTGAGGTGGCAGTACACATAGGTCGCGCCGTCGTTACCAGCGACGCTGTAGCCATAGCCGCAGGAGCTGCCGCTCACGCGGGTCGCGCTGCCGCCGCGAGTCGCATAGACCGGGGTGCCGGTCGGGACGGGCAGGTCGATCGCCGGGTAGTCGTGGTGCGGGTCGTCGTACTCGCTGCGGGGCAGGGCGCTCCTGGGCAGCGGCAGCGAGTAGCCGCCGGTGCCGCCGCCGCTGGCGGAGCCAACCAGATGCTCCCAGGTGATCGGGCCGACGATGCCGTCCGCGCTCAGGCCGTGGGCGCTCTGGAAGTTCACGACCGCCGACTTGGTGCCGGAGCCGAAGATACCATCGACCGCCACGCTGCGACCGTTCTTGACCAGCAGCGTCTGGACGCCTCGCACGGCGTCGCCGGTGCTGCCTTCGCGCACGGTGATGATCAGCTTGCCCCAAGTGTTAGGACCGACAATACCGTCGGCGACCAGGCCGTTAGCTTGCTGGAAGGCCACTACCTTGGATTTGGTGATCGGCCCGAAGTCGCCATCAGCCTCAAGGCTGTAGCCGCGCTGGCGCAGCAGGTATTGAATGGCCTTCACGTTGGGTCCGGCATCGCCCTCACTCTCAATGGTCCAGCTTGCAGCACCCGCCGATGCTGGTGTGCTTGTACCAAGCACCGACGCGAT
Protein-coding sequences here:
- a CDS encoding peptidoglycan-binding protein → MTATFQSSHRRLASVMLTLLFVIASVLGTSTPASAGAASWTIESEGDAGPNVKAIQYLLRQRGYSLEADGDFGPITKSKVVAFQQANGLVADGIVGPNTWGKLIITVREGSTGDAVRGVQTLLVKNGRSVAVDGIFGSGTKSAVVNFQSAHGLSADGIVGPITWEHLVGSASGGGTGGYSLPLPRSALPRSEYDDPHHDYPAIDLPVPTGTPVYATRGGSATRVSGSSCGYGYSVAGNDGATYVYCHLNSFVAGNTTVNTGQLLGYSGNTGNSTGPHLHFGIKYGGVSRCPQRLLLAIYDGTAVPHPSTLPTTGCYY